Proteins found in one Nerophis ophidion isolate RoL-2023_Sa linkage group LG21, RoL_Noph_v1.0, whole genome shotgun sequence genomic segment:
- the LOC133540243 gene encoding putative uncharacterized protein ENSP00000383309, translated as MTVPNTKESLFPHQSPPFSQALKLSVTVALCLICSHILLVHDNHLKRGRGMCQSGTKEPEQKMDAAGVERESCQNFPTRHPTAELSHLPPHSRTFTACTPQQNFHTRHPTAELSHPLPHSRTFTLATPQQNFYSLHPTAELSHSPPHSRTFTPATPQQNFHTRHPTAELLQPAPHSRAFTPATPQQNFHTCHPSVELSHPQPHSRTFTPATPQQNFHTRHPTAEHSHPPPHSRTFTPATPQQNFHTRHPTAEHSHPPPHSRTFTLATPQQNFHTRHTTAELSQPPPHSRTFTPATPQQNFHTRHPTAELLQPAPHSRAFTPATPQQNFHTCHPSQNIHTRHPTAELSHPPPHSRTFTPATPQQNIHTRHPTAELSHSPPHSRTFTPATPQQNFHTHHPTAELSQPPPHSRTFTPATPQQNFHTHHPTAELSHPPPHSRTFTPTTPQQNFHSRHPTAELSQPPPHSRTFTPATPQQNFHTHHPTAELSHPPPHSRTFTPTTPQQNFHSRHPTAELSHPPPHSRTFTAATPQQNFHSRHPTAELSQPPPHSRTFTAATPQQNFHTRHPTAELSHPPPHSRTFTAATPQQNFHTRHPTVELSQPPPHSRTFTAATPQQNFHTRHPTAELSHPPPHSRTFTPTTPQQNFHSRHPTAELSHPPPHSRTFTAATPQQNFHSRHPTAELSQPPPHSRTRLHNSGMRCVKAHVASPII; from the exons ATGACTGTTCCAAACACCAAGGAGTCCCTTTTTCCACATCAGTCGCCTCCTTTCTCTCAAGCTCTCAAGCTCTCCGTCACTGTCGCCCTCTGTTTGATCTGCTCTCACATCCTTCTCGTCCACGACAACCATCTCAAACGTGGCCGAGGAATGTGTCAGAGCGGCACAAAAGAGCCAGAACAAAAGATGGACGCGGCGGGGGTTGAGAGGGAAAGTTGC CAGAACTTTCCCACCCGCCACCCCACAGCAGAACTTTCACACTTGCCACCCCACAGCAGAACTTTTACAGCCTGCACCCCACAGCAGAACTTTCACACTCGCCACCCCACAGCAGAACTTTCACACCCGCTACCCCACAGCAGAACTTTCACACTCGCCACCCCACAGCAGAACTTTTACAGCCTGCACCCCACAGCAGAACTTTCACACTCGCCACCCCACAGCAGAACTTTCACACCCGCTACCCCACAGCAGAACTTTCACACTCGCCACCCCACAGCAGAACTTTTACAGCCTGCACCCCACAGCAGAGCTTTCACACCCGCCACCCCACAGCAGAACTTTCACACTTGCCACCCCTCAGTAGAACTTTCACACCCGCAACCCCACAGTAGAACTTTCACACCCGCCACCCCACAGCAGAACTTTCACACCCGCCACCCCACAGCAGAACATTCACACCCGCCACCCCACAGCAGAACTTTCACACCCGCCACCCCACAGCAGAACTTTCACACCCGCCACCCCACAGCAGAACATTCACACCCGCCACCCCACAGCAGAACTTTCACACTCGCCACCCCACAGCAGAACTTTCACACCCGCCACACCACAGCAGAACTTTCACAGCCGCCACCCCACAGCAGAACTTTCACACCCGCCACCCCACAGCAGAACTTTCACACTCGCCACCCCACAGCAGAACTTTTACAGCCTGCACCCCACAGCAGAGCTTTCACACCCGCCACCCCACAGCAGAACTTTCACACTTGCCACCCCTCA CAGAACATTCACACCCGCCACCCCACAGCAGAACTTTCACACCCGCCACCCCACAGCAGAACTTTCACACCCGCCACCCCACAGCAGAACATTCACACCCGCCACCCCACAGCAGAACTTTCACACTCGCCACCCCACAGCAGAACTTTCACACCCGCCACACCACAGCAGAACTTTCACACCCACCACCCCACAGCAGAACTTTCACAGCCGCCACCCCACAGCAGAACTTTCACACCCGCCACCCCACAGCAGAACTTTCACACCCACCACCCCACAGCAGAACTTTCACACCCACCACCCCACAGTAGAACTTTCACACCCACCACCCCACAGCAGAACTTTCACAGCCGCCACCCCACAGCAGAACTTTCACAGCCGCCACCCCACAGCAGAACTTTCACACCCGCCACCCCACAGCAGAACTTTCACACCCACCACCCCACAGCAGAACTTTCACACCCACCACCCCACAGTAGAACTTTCACACCCACCACCCCACAGCAGAACTTTCACAGCCGCCACCCCACAGCAGAACTTTCACACCCGCCACCCCACAGTAGAACTTTCACAGCCGCCACACCACAGCAGAACTTTCACAGCCGCCACCCCACAGCAGAACTTTCACAGCCGCCACCCCACAGCAGAACTTTCACAGCCGCCACCCCACAGCAGAACTTTCACACCCGCCACCCCACAGCAGAACTTTCACACCCACCACCCCACAGCAGAACTTTCACAGCCGCCACCCCACAGCAGAACTTTCACACCCGCCACCCCACAGTAGAACTTTCACAGCCGCCACCCCACAGCAGAACTTTCACAGCCGCCACCCCACAGCAGAACTTTCACACCCGCCACCCCACAGCAGAACTTTCACACCCGCCACCCCACAGCAGAACTTTCACACCCACCACCCCACAGCAGAACTTTCACAGCCGCCACCCCACAGCAGAACTTTCACACCCGCCACCCCACAGTAGAACTTTCACAGCCGCCACCCCACAGCAGAACTTTCACAGCCGCCACCCCACAGCAGAACTTTCACAGCCGCCACCCCACAGCAGAACCCGGCTGCACAATTCAGGAATGCGGTGCGTAAAAGCGCACGTCGCCTCTCCAATTATCTAA